The genome window TAGAATCTAATGGTGATATAATTTATGCTGGAGAAAAATTTACGCAAATAAACGGAGTTTATGCTGGACAAATTAATAAAGAATATTTCAATTATTTTAAAAACAAGTTAAATCAGATAGACCTTTATCAAACAGATGATCAATATTCAAATAATACAACTGATGGAAATTTTGAAGAAATTGTTTTTATAAAAAATAATAAAATCACTAAAAGAATTTCATTTTATATAAATGATGGTCCTCCAAAAGTGAAACAATTATTAGACATTTTGCGTGCTATGCATTATTATATTGAGGATAAAAAACCATATCATTATAAAGATTATTTTTCTATTATAAATCCATTTACAAATGCTAAAGAAGTTAATTTAGAAGAATTTAGAGATTACCAGTCATTTTATTTATGGACAGAATTAATGAAACATCCTTCAAAACCATTTCAGTTTAAACAAAAAACGTTCAAAATAAATAAATTTATATCTAAATTTTGGGATTCTAAGTATGAAGAAATTTCTCCTAAATCATTACAAACAATTGAAACAGATGGTCAACAATTTCAAATAAAATTTAAAGACTCTCCTATCCAATATTATGATTTAGGATATAATTTTTTAGAAAATAATGATTTAACATATAAATAAAAAAGAAGTTCAAAATTGAACTTCTTTTTTGTTTATTATAACATTTTTCGATGATCTAAAACTAAAATTTCTCCATTCGAAACAAATTTCCATTTTTGATCTTTCTTACATTCAGAATTTGGTGTTGCTGATTTAATATCAAATTCAACTTCTTTGTTTTTCATCAAAATTGAAGTATGATAATCGCATTCGCCAAGTTTTACATTGGTTGAAACATTATCATTTGCCAATAAATCCGTTTCTGGGATAGATTTTATTGCTTCATTTATAATATTCAAATCTAATTCATTGTAAATCAAATCAAAATTATCTGTGACTAAATTTGTCGATAATCGAAACGAATTTGCTTCAACATCTGTCCTAATCGCAGTATTTTTGGTATTCAAATCTAATTCTTCGATACGTTTTGGACAATCCAAATAATCTGGAATTTTTTGCGCTTGTTTACTTTGTAAATCTTTCTGAAAAGCTTTAAGTTCAGAAAATAATTGTTTTTTTTCGGGTGAAGCTTCTTTAAATTCTGTTGTTTCTGTTAATTCTTGTTGAGTAAGCTTTTTGATTTCAGGTTTATTTTCTGAACAATTAAATAAAAGAAATAAAGTAAAAAATGAGTAAAAATAATGTTTCATAAGCAAGAGTTTTTGGTCTTACAATTTTACGAAATATTATTCTCAATTTCAATTATTTAACGTCTGAATTTTAAATTTTATATAAATGATAAATTGAAAAACATTAATTAAGATTATTTATATTTTTCTAAATCCAAACCAAGAATATCTCCAACTTTAGAAAATTCTTCATTTATCTTAGCATTCAAAACGAGTTGTTCATT of Empedobacter falsenii contains these proteins:
- a CDS encoding DUF6438 domain-containing protein, whose amino-acid sequence is MRLIIFFIFLISIISCKNSFDKEIKEHLQGDWSKEFYDKTNNDPNELPSIFFNINNIYKFSSDTIYDSNHFSIYNEKTNDFEYLGYKTNFKIKNSVVSWYNTASKKNIEFGKVEKLSKDTIYFAHFMLVRDKVKQQFNNVFDAIIVTSSGCYGSCPIYNYRLESNGDIIYAGEKFTQINGVYAGQINKEYFNYFKNKLNQIDLYQTDDQYSNNTTDGNFEEIVFIKNNKITKRISFYINDGPPKVKQLLDILRAMHYYIEDKKPYHYKDYFSIINPFTNAKEVNLEEFRDYQSFYLWTELMKHPSKPFQFKQKTFKINKFISKFWDSKYEEISPKSLQTIETDGQQFQIKFKDSPIQYYDLGYNFLENNDLTYK